In Primulina eburnea isolate SZY01 chromosome 5, ASM2296580v1, whole genome shotgun sequence, a single window of DNA contains:
- the LOC140831569 gene encoding BAG family molecular chaperone regulator 1-like — translation MNKANMLIMKPKVTGVSFPSPVKCGGSPGGRGGCEAAAGLEVRPCGMYVQKRTKDTKPCVPNITVKVKYGSYFHEVTLSSQASFGELKKMLAGKIGLNPQDQKLMFKEKERDSKAFLDVVGVKDGSKIVLIEDELSKERRILESRRNAKMERAANDIAAIRLEVSKLAKQVASIESTVKSGKKVEELVLWSLTESLMIQLIKLDGISADGEIKLQRRMEVKRAQKYIEILDSLKPMNSDILNKPRQENLHEQSKPRNFALRNKWERVVITTEWETF, via the exons ATGAATAAAGCCAACATGTTGATAATGAAGCCTAAGGTCACCGGAGTTTCATTCCCATCTCCGGTCAAGTGTGGTGGCTCACCCGGTGGACGAGGTGGCTGCGAGGCGGCTGCGGGGCTGGAGGTTAGGCCTTGTGGAATGTATGTTCAAAAGAGGACCAAAGACACAAAACCTTGTGTTCCTAATATTACGGTCAAAGTGAAATATGGCTCGTATTTTCATGAAGTGACCCTTAGTTCTCAAGCAAGTTTTG GGGAATTAAAGAAAATGTTAGCAGGGAAGATTGGATTGAATCCACAGGATCAAAAGCTGATGTTCAAggagaaggagagggattcaaAAGCATTTCTTGATGTTGTTGGTGTGAAAGATGGATCAAAGATTGTGCTTATTGAAGATGAATTAAGCAAGGAAAGAAGGATTCTTGAATCACGCAGGAATGCCAAGATGGAGAGAGCAGCAAATGACATCGCAGCCATTAGATTGGAAGTCAGCAAGCTTGCAAAACAG GTGGCATCAATTGAATCAACAGTTAAAAGCGGCAAGAAAGTCGAGGAGCTTGTTTTATGGAGCTTGACTGAATCATTGATGATTCAGTTGATAAAATTGGACGGGATATCTGCCGATGGAGAAATCAAATTGCAAAGAAGAATGGAG GTGAAAAGGGCGCAAAAGTACATTGAAATTCTCGATTCACTGAAGCCAATGAACTCTGATATTCTAAACAAACCGAGACAGGAAAATCTCCATGAACAAAGCAAACCGAGAAATTTCGCTCTTAGGAATAAGTGGGAACGAGTGGTGATAACAACAGAATGGGAAACATTTTGA
- the LOC140831570 gene encoding sugar transport protein 1-like has protein sequence MGGPMIVTGSRKVYPGKLTCKVLLTCLVGATGGLIFGYDIGISGGVTSMPTFLEKFFPKVYRKEELNVGSTNQYCKFNDPILTLFTSSLYLAALLASIVASKVTRAFGRRLSMLLGGGLFLIGAMVNGFAYNKKMLVGGRTLLGFGIGFANQSAPLYLSEMAPYKYRGALNICFQLSITVGILAAYALNYFTASHKNGWRISLGGAAVPALIFIMGSLFLPDTPNSLIERDRKEEAKTRLREIRGVHDVDEEFNDLVAASIESKKIKNPWLNLCKRKYRPQLMFVILIPFFQQFTGMNVFMFYSPVLFKTMGFGNNASLISSVATGGVNSVATLVSILSADRFGRKSLFIEGGAQMFVCQIIITYCIASKFGLSGHPAELSRKFATGVVVTICIYIAGFAWSWGPLGWLVPSEILPLEVRSAGQSVNVCVNMFFTFVIAQIFTMMLCHLRYFLFVFFACFVFLMTCFIIKYFPETKGIPIEEMADIWKGHSYWKKFVTDENENKDAKVEMSEGITVVKDLP, from the exons ATGGGCGGCCCTATGATTGTGACGGGAAGTCGTAAGGTTTACCCCGGCAAACTCACCTGTAAAGTTCTTCTCACGTGTCTTGTTGGTGCAACGGGAGGCCTGATTTTTGGTTACGATATTGGAATTTCAG GTGGGGTGACATCTATGCCTACTTTCTTGGAGAAATTCTTTCCCAAGGTGTACAGGAAGGAGGAACTGAACGTTGGAAGCACTAATCAATATTGCAAATTCAACGATCCAATCTTGACACTTTTCACTTCATCCCTTTATTTGGCTGCCCTGCTGGCGTCCATTGTCGCCTCCAAAGTCACTAGGGCTTTTGGGCGGCGCCTCTCCATGCTTTTAGGAGGTGGCCTCTTCCTCATTGGTGCTATGGTCAACGGATTTGCCTACAACAAAAAGATGCTCGTCGGGGGTCGTACACTTCTCGGTTTCGGCATTGGTTTCGCCAATCAG TCTGCACCGTTATATCTGTCCGAAATGGCTCCATACAAATATCGTGGGGCATTGAATATCTGCTTCCAACTTTCCATTACCGTTGGAATCTTGGCTGCATATGCTTTGAACTATTTCACAGCGTCGCACAAAAACGGGTGGCGTATCAGTTTAGGTGGCGCCGCTGTACCTGCCTTGATCTTCATCATGGGGTCGTTGTTCCTCCCAGATACACCCAACTCACTGATTGAACGAGATAGGAAAGAGGAAGCCAAAACAAGGTTGAGAGAAATCAGAGGAGTCCATGACGTTGATGAGGAGTTCAATGATCTAGTGGCTGCTAGCATCGAATCCAAGAAAATAAAGAACCCTTGGTTAAATCTGTGTAAAAGGAAATATAGGCCTCAACTTATGTTTGTTATTCTTATTCCCTTCTTCCAACAATTCACCGGAATGAATGTTTTCATGTTCTATTCTCCTGTTTTGTTTAAAACTATGGGGTTTGGAAACAACGCCTCGTTGATTTCTTCTGTTGCCACCGGGGGTGTGAATTCTGTTGCCACCCTTGTCTCCATTTTATCTGCGGACCGTTTTGGAAGGAAGTCACTGTTTATCGAAGGCGGGGCACAGATGTTTGTCTGTCAG ATTATTATAACCTATTGTATTGCGAGCAAGTTTGGACTAAGCGGGCACCCGGCTGAACTGTCGAGAAAGTTTGCGACTGGGGTGGTTGTAACAATCTGCATATACATAGCTGGTTTTGCCTGGTCCTGGGGGCCGTTGGGATGGCTGGTGCCGAGCGAGATTTTGCCACTCGAGGTTCGATCTGCGGGACAGAGTGTCAATGTTTGTGTGAACATGTTTTTCACATTTGTCATAGCCCAAATATTCAcgatgatgctatgtcatttgAGGTACTTTTTGTTCGTCTTTTTTGCGTGCTTTGTGTTTCTTATGACATGTTTCATCATCAAATACTTCCCGGAGACAAAGGGCATTCCGATCGAGGAAATGGCCGATATATGGAAGGGTCACTCCTACTGGAAGAAGTTTGTTACTGATGAGAATGAGAATAAGGATGCTAAAGTTGAGATGTCCGAGGGTATCACCGTTGTCAAGGACTTGCcttga
- the LOC140832104 gene encoding sugar transport protein 1-like: protein MGGPMIVTGSRKVYPGKLTCKVLLTCLVGATGGLIFGYDIGISGGVTSMPTFLEKFFPKVYRKEELNVGSTNQYCKFNDPILTLFTSSLYLAALLASIVASKVTRAFGRRLSMLLGGGLFLIGAMVNGFAYNKKMLVGGRTLLGFGIGFANQSAPLYLSEMAPYKYRGALNICFQLSITVGILAAYALNYFTASHKNGWRISLGGAAVPALIFIMGSLFLPDTPNSLIERDRKEEAKTRLREIRGVHDVDEEFNDLVAASIESKKIKNPWLNLCKRKYRPQLMFVILIPFFQQFTGMNVFMFYSPVLFKTMGFGNNASLISSVATGGVNSVATLVSILSADRFGRKSLFIEGGAQMFVCQIIITYCIASKFGLSGHPAELSRKFATGVVVTICIYIAGFAWSWGPLGWLVPSEILPLEVRSAGQSVNVCVNMFFTFVIAQIFTMMLCHLRYFLFVFFACFVFLMTCFIIKYFPETKGIPIEEMADIWKGHSYWKKFVTDENENKDAKVEMSEGITVVKDLP from the exons AGTTCTTCTCACGTGTCTTGTTGGTGCAACGGGAGGCCTGATTTTTGGTTACGATATTGGAATTTCAG GTGGGGTGACATCTATGCCTACTTTCTTGGAGAAATTCTTTCCCAAGGTGTACAGGAAGGAGGAACTGAACGTTGGAAGCACTAATCAATATTGCAAATTCAACGATCCAATCTTGACACTTTTCACTTCATCCCTTTATTTGGCTGCCCTGCTGGCGTCCATTGTCGCCTCCAAAGTCACTAGGGCTTTTGGGCGGCGCCTCTCCATGCTTTTAGGAGGTGGCCTCTTCCTCATTGGTGCTATGGTCAACGGATTTGCCTACAACAAAAAGATGCTCGTCGGGGGTCGTACACTTCTCGGTTTCGGCATTGGTTTCGCCAATCAG TCTGCACCGTTATATCTGTCCGAAATGGCTCCATACAAATATCGTGGGGCATTGAATATCTGCTTCCAACTTTCCATTACCGTTGGAATCTTGGCTGCATATGCTTTGAACTATTTCACAGCGTCGCACAAAAACGGGTGGCGTATCAGTTTAGGTGGCGCCGCTGTACCTGCCTTGATCTTCATCATGGGGTCGTTGTTCCTCCCAGATACACCCAACTCACTGATTGAACGAGATAGGAAAGAGGAAGCCAAAACAAGGTTGAGAGAAATCAGAGGAGTCCATGACGTTGATGAGGAGTTCAATGATCTAGTGGCTGCTAGCATCGAATCCAAGAAAATAAAGAACCCTTGGTTAAATCTGTGTAAAAGGAAATATAGGCCTCAACTTATGTTTGTTATTCTTATTCCCTTCTTCCAACAATTCACGGGAATGAATGTTTTCATGTTCTATTCTCCTGTTTTGTTTAAAACTATGGGGTTTGGAAACAACGCCTCGTTGATTTCTTCTGTTGCCACCGGGGGTGTGAATTCTGTTGCCACCCTTGTCTCCATTTTATCTGCGGACCGTTTTGGAAGGAAGTCACTGTTTATCGAAGGCGGGGCACAGATGTTTGTCTGTCAG ATTATTATAACCTATTGTATTGCGAGCAAGTTTGGACTAAGCGGGCACCCGGCTGAACTGTCGAGAAAGTTTGCGACTGGGGTGGTTGTAACAATCTGCATATACATAGCTGGTTTTGCCTGGTCCTGGGGGCCGTTGGGATGGCTGGTGCCGAGCGAGATTTTGCCACTCGAGGTTCGATCTGCGGGACAGAGTGTCAATGTTTGTGTGAACATGTTTTTCACATTTGTCATAGCCCAAATATTCAcgatgatgctatgtcatttgAGGTACTTTTTGTTCGTCTTTTTTGCGTGCTTTGTGTTTCTTATGACATGTTTCATCATCAAATACTTCCCGGAGACAAAGGGCATTCCGATCGAGGAAATGGCCGATATATGGAAGGGTCACTCCTACTGGAAGAAGTTTGTTACTGATGAGAATGAGAATAAGGATGCTAAAGTTGAGATGTCCGAGGGTATCACCGTTGTCAAGGACTTGCcttga